One Paenibacillus riograndensis SBR5 DNA segment encodes these proteins:
- a CDS encoding sensor histidine kinase produces MRISIKLKFSLFLAVLLILSVGILSYFVLRGVGLNQQAQIEGLLAQHVKTVNLRVKQTYYTGTRLTPQAFMQQRGKALAAELAGFTGLQVTLYDTKGQQVGTSLQREGPAAVGNPADALAYALQNKIAYQSSGDTLLYLAPLQGPEQQMGVVQLEYPLQDARSFQRTLLNLFLTTGAAVLVLSFIGGYLYFNKAAAAIGRLKKAAESIRRAEYISAPPVKRKDELGELAEGIYFMSREIDSSIAAKDEEQRKLQLAVQKLQALEQQQKQYIGNISHEFKTPLTSIKAYVDLLNMYDDDPKLLSDAKLSIAKETQRLYEMVEKVLQLTALEKYDFESQAELLEVADVLQDICSRMKGKAERYGLTITLDAEPAHIWIDKESFMHIFINLLDNAIKYNVPQGTVHLHGRVRDHRVWITVRDSGIGIPSESRDKIFEPFYTVNRDRSRQSGGTGLGLSLVRNLVEKQNGTIELLEPDGEGTAFQLSFPVIS; encoded by the coding sequence ATGAGGATCAGCATCAAGCTGAAATTCAGCCTGTTCCTGGCGGTGCTGCTTATTTTATCGGTTGGCATTTTGAGCTATTTTGTGCTGCGCGGAGTCGGGCTGAACCAGCAGGCGCAGATCGAGGGCCTGCTTGCCCAGCATGTCAAAACAGTCAATTTGCGGGTTAAACAGACGTATTATACCGGCACCCGCCTTACGCCGCAGGCCTTCATGCAGCAGCGGGGGAAGGCGCTGGCCGCAGAGCTGGCCGGATTCACCGGGCTGCAGGTGACGCTGTACGATACAAAAGGACAGCAGGTAGGGACATCGCTGCAGAGGGAAGGACCGGCAGCGGTAGGAAATCCTGCTGATGCGCTGGCCTATGCGCTGCAGAACAAAATCGCCTACCAGAGCTCAGGCGATACCCTGCTCTATCTGGCCCCGCTGCAAGGGCCGGAGCAGCAGATGGGGGTAGTGCAGCTGGAGTATCCGCTGCAGGATGCCCGGAGCTTTCAGCGGACGCTGCTGAATCTCTTCCTGACCACAGGCGCCGCTGTCCTGGTCCTGAGCTTCATTGGCGGCTACCTGTATTTCAACAAGGCCGCCGCGGCGATCGGGCGGCTGAAGAAGGCGGCGGAATCGATCCGCCGCGCCGAATATATCTCTGCTCCGCCAGTGAAGCGGAAGGATGAGCTGGGCGAGCTGGCCGAAGGCATCTACTTCATGAGCCGGGAGATCGACAGCAGCATTGCCGCGAAGGATGAGGAGCAGCGCAAGCTGCAGCTCGCCGTGCAGAAGCTGCAGGCGCTGGAGCAGCAGCAGAAGCAGTACATCGGCAATATCAGCCATGAATTTAAGACGCCGCTGACTTCGATCAAGGCTTATGTCGACCTCTTGAATATGTACGATGATGATCCCAAGCTGCTGTCCGACGCTAAGCTCAGCATTGCCAAGGAGACCCAGCGGCTCTATGAAATGGTGGAGAAGGTGCTGCAGCTGACGGCGCTGGAGAAATATGATTTTGAGTCCCAGGCTGAGCTGCTGGAGGTAGCGGACGTACTGCAGGATATCTGCAGCCGCATGAAGGGCAAGGCGGAGCGGTATGGGCTGACGATTACACTGGATGCCGAGCCTGCGCATATCTGGATCGATAAAGAAAGCTTCATGCATATCTTCATCAACCTGCTGGATAATGCGATCAAATATAATGTCCCGCAAGGGACGGTGCATCTTCATGGCAGGGTCAGGGATCACCGGGTCTGGATCACCGTCAGAGATTCCGGCATTGGCATCCCGTCAGAGTCCAGAGACAAAATCTTCGAGCCCTTCTACACGGTCAACCGCGACCGCTCCAGACAATCGGGCGGTACGGGACTGGGGCTGTCTCTTGTCCGCAATCTGGTGGAGAAGCAGAATGGAACCATTGAACTGCTGGAGCCGGACGGTGAGGGAACGGCGTTTCAACTGTCTTTTCCCGTCATATCCTGA
- a CDS encoding TolB family protein — MNSYKKIRLRKTGMILLCSTVLLSMAACSPENTGTRQTVEKSGQKITVIDNTSESVYTKLKLEGIDKIEGVRGTDFAGEDAIVVDKENRNLSPQTVEGQDRYPHNLYLRTLSSGTETPLQEGEKNYGAAQLSPDKKQLFYKELYDATGLGFIMNLATGASVKVSDAEFRSEEGSWADNEHVIYPDMEGTIVKADVNGKQETVVKTGVSYVHEVVQTGGRILYVTGEDSELSAYDTETKQTKVLKKNVLWVIPSPDGSRLAIVERVKPGEMVLLLCDSEGSEQSRLAVGQQIFGTSWSPDGSKLAYATTAASAAEDQDGLFITEVETGEQTPVLNDIEVADQLRWSPSGKKLLASVSVLKDNVYQFITYVVRLS; from the coding sequence ATGAATTCGTATAAAAAGATCAGGCTTAGAAAAACGGGCATGATTCTGCTGTGCAGTACGGTTCTGCTATCCATGGCTGCCTGCAGTCCGGAGAATACCGGAACACGGCAGACGGTCGAGAAATCCGGCCAGAAAATCACAGTCATAGACAACACCAGCGAATCGGTCTACACGAAGCTGAAGCTGGAGGGCATCGACAAGATTGAGGGCGTTCGCGGGACGGATTTTGCCGGTGAGGATGCGATCGTGGTGGATAAGGAAAACCGCAATCTCTCCCCGCAGACAGTGGAAGGACAGGATCGTTATCCGCATAATCTCTATCTCCGTACGCTCTCCTCGGGCACCGAAACGCCGCTGCAGGAGGGTGAGAAAAATTACGGAGCAGCCCAGCTGTCTCCGGACAAGAAGCAGCTTTTTTACAAAGAGCTCTATGACGCTACCGGTCTTGGCTTCATTATGAATCTGGCCACGGGAGCGTCCGTGAAGGTAAGCGATGCGGAGTTCAGAAGCGAGGAGGGGAGCTGGGCGGACAATGAGCATGTGATCTACCCGGATATGGAGGGGACCATCGTAAAAGCGGACGTGAACGGGAAGCAGGAAACGGTGGTGAAGACCGGGGTCTCTTATGTCCATGAGGTGGTTCAAACCGGCGGCCGGATTCTATATGTCACAGGGGAAGACAGCGAGTTGAGTGCTTATGACACGGAAACCAAGCAGACCAAGGTGTTGAAAAAGAATGTACTGTGGGTTATCCCGTCACCGGACGGCAGCAGGCTGGCGATTGTCGAGCGGGTAAAACCTGGAGAAATGGTGCTGCTGCTCTGCGACAGTGAAGGCAGCGAGCAGTCCCGGCTGGCGGTGGGCCAGCAGATCTTCGGGACCAGCTGGTCGCCGGACGGCAGCAAGCTGGCTTATGCAACCACTGCCGCCAGCGCTGCCGAGGACCAGGACGGCCTGTTCATTACTGAAGTGGAGACCGGGGAGCAGACGCCAGTGCTGAATGACATTGAGGTAGCTGACCAGCTCCGCTGGAGCCCCTCGGGCAAGAAGCTGCTGGCTTCCGTTTCAGTGCTGAAGGATAATGTGTATCAGTTTATTACGTATGTTGTAAGGCTGTCTTGA
- a CDS encoding PIN domain-containing protein, which translates to MSAYLLDSNLFRYTHDDNKAYQKAAKEFFAAAKLEAQNGQSIILLSAEVKCELEVQMHTLKDRDQRIISSMLEGYLPVSANLSVDLEHELRKFSNYIRSTRFDGVFKDPHYKLDYLRASDARILVDAYLNDAILVTANIKDFISYSVFCGPGEQRLYDFLNKRYVEVSSEARMAIEADPFYLSIQSKLEALQP; encoded by the coding sequence ATGTCGGCGTATCTGTTAGACTCTAATCTTTTTCGCTACACACACGATGACAATAAAGCATATCAGAAAGCGGCAAAGGAATTTTTTGCTGCTGCCAAACTAGAAGCTCAGAATGGACAGTCAATCATTTTACTCAGTGCTGAAGTGAAATGCGAACTTGAAGTTCAAATGCATACCCTTAAGGACAGGGACCAGCGTATTATAAGTAGCATGCTCGAGGGATATTTGCCAGTGAGTGCAAATCTCTCGGTTGACCTCGAGCATGAACTTCGAAAATTCAGCAACTACATACGTTCTACCAGGTTCGACGGCGTCTTCAAAGACCCTCATTATAAACTGGATTACTTACGCGCCTCCGATGCACGGATACTCGTTGACGCATACTTGAATGATGCAATACTAGTAACTGCAAACATAAAAGATTTTATTTCTTACTCAGTTTTCTGTGGACCAGGAGAACAGAGGCTTTATGATTTCCTAAATAAACGCTATGTCGAAGTATCTTCAGAAGCCAGGATGGCTATTGAAGCAGACCCTTTTTACCTATCCATTCAGTCAAAACTAGAAGCATTGCAGCCTTAA
- a CDS encoding MarR family winged helix-turn-helix transcriptional regulator, producing MDDKQWERLQEADYLFRKMVRRFVKERDRVSVEGIALPGMLILQKIIRDGEQRLGDLAEQLDFTSGAITALSDKLEAGGHTVRRRKEDDRRTVLMGITEKGREMVERNGSIGERCITLLFEGFTEEELEQQSRFYERIIRNLEGFSETLLKLAQQNAEAPVPQAPEQKPRTAAKKNYLSY from the coding sequence ATGGATGATAAGCAGTGGGAGCGGCTGCAGGAGGCCGACTATCTGTTCCGCAAAATGGTGCGCAGATTTGTGAAGGAACGCGACCGTGTGAGCGTGGAGGGGATTGCTTTGCCAGGCATGCTGATTCTGCAAAAGATCATCCGTGACGGCGAGCAGCGGCTTGGTGATCTTGCGGAGCAGCTGGATTTCACCTCGGGTGCCATCACGGCGCTAAGCGACAAGCTGGAGGCAGGCGGGCATACGGTGCGCAGGCGCAAGGAGGATGACCGGCGGACGGTGCTGATGGGCATTACGGAGAAAGGGCGGGAGATGGTGGAGCGCAACGGCAGCATTGGGGAACGATGTATTACGCTTCTGTTCGAGGGGTTCACGGAAGAGGAGCTTGAGCAGCAGAGCCGTTTCTATGAACGGATCATCCGCAATCTGGAGGGATTCTCGGAGACCCTGCTTAAGCTGGCACAGCAGAATGCCGAAGCCCCTGTTCCGCAGGCACCTGAACAGAAGCCGCGGACAGCCGCGAAGAAAAATTATCTCAGCTACTGA
- a CDS encoding aryl-sulfate sulfotransferase yields MGHSTVYPTGATVYNPAKAWSGYTVFQAGDEGVVLIDMSGKEVHLWQGLIGFPAKILPGGYVLGSTGRRDPKFGIQDNVDLVEVDWDGNVVWKYNSYEHIEDPGYEPLWYARQHHDYQREGNPVGYYAPGLEPSANSGKTLILAHKNLHNPQISDKQLLDDTIIEVDWEGKMVWEWAASDHFDELGFDEAARNVLFRDPNTRSFGDLGGGVGDWLHINSASYVGPNKFYDQGDERFHPDNIIWDAREANIIAITDKRTGAIVWRLGPDYSLPEVQHIGWIIGQHHAHIIPKGLPGEGNLLVFDNGGWGGYGLPNPSSPFGQKNALRDHSRVLEINPVTLEIEWQYTSAEAGFSVPTDSYKFYSPYISSAQRLPNGNTLITEGSNGRLFEVTAEHELVWEYISPYTDRRNTNMVYRSYRVPYAWVPQLAKPQETAIEPIDVSTFRVPGAAPKGSDSIVSVATTLPFMEGAACVATADEGGGRRTS; encoded by the coding sequence ATGGGACATTCGACGGTATATCCGACAGGAGCGACGGTATATAATCCCGCCAAGGCATGGAGTGGTTACACCGTATTCCAGGCGGGGGACGAAGGGGTTGTGCTGATCGATATGAGCGGCAAGGAGGTGCATTTGTGGCAGGGGCTGATCGGCTTTCCGGCAAAAATCCTCCCCGGAGGCTACGTGCTGGGCAGTACGGGCAGAAGAGATCCGAAATTCGGCATTCAGGACAATGTCGATCTGGTCGAGGTCGATTGGGACGGTAATGTGGTCTGGAAGTATAACAGCTATGAGCATATTGAGGACCCGGGCTATGAGCCGCTGTGGTACGCCCGCCAGCATCACGACTACCAGCGGGAGGGAAATCCGGTTGGCTACTATGCTCCTGGCCTTGAACCTTCAGCTAACAGCGGAAAAACGCTGATTTTAGCTCATAAAAATCTGCATAACCCCCAGATTTCCGACAAGCAGCTGCTGGATGACACAATTATCGAAGTGGACTGGGAAGGCAAAATGGTCTGGGAATGGGCGGCCAGTGACCATTTTGATGAGCTGGGTTTCGACGAGGCTGCACGCAATGTCTTGTTCCGGGATCCCAACACGCGTTCCTTCGGTGATCTGGGCGGCGGCGTAGGCGACTGGCTGCATATCAACTCGGCTTCGTATGTGGGGCCGAACAAATTCTATGATCAGGGAGATGAGCGCTTCCATCCGGACAACATTATCTGGGATGCACGTGAGGCGAACATTATAGCGATTACCGACAAGCGCACCGGGGCTATCGTCTGGCGGCTGGGACCGGACTATTCATTGCCGGAAGTGCAGCATATCGGCTGGATTATCGGCCAGCATCATGCCCACATCATTCCGAAGGGACTGCCGGGGGAAGGCAATCTGCTGGTGTTCGACAACGGCGGCTGGGGCGGATACGGCCTCCCGAATCCCTCCTCGCCTTTTGGGCAAAAGAACGCGCTGCGCGATCACTCGCGGGTACTGGAGATCAATCCGGTGACACTGGAGATCGAGTGGCAGTATACCTCCGCAGAGGCAGGGTTCTCTGTTCCGACCGATTCCTATAAGTTCTACAGTCCGTATATCAGCTCGGCGCAGCGCCTGCCGAACGGGAACACGCTGATTACCGAAGGCTCCAATGGCCGCCTGTTCGAGGTAACGGCGGAGCATGAACTGGTGTGGGAGTATATTTCCCCTTACACTGACCGCAGAAATACGAACATGGTTTACCGTTCCTACCGGGTGCCTTACGCCTGGGTGCCGCAGCTGGCAAAGCCGCAGGAAACTGCCATTGAGCCGATCGATGTCTCCACCTTCAGAGTGCCGGGGGCTGCGCCGAAAGGGTCGGATTCTATAGTAAGTGTAGCGACAACACTGCCTTTTATGGAGGGGGCCGCTTGTGTGGCTACTGCCGATGAGGGCGGCGGCCGGAGAACCAGTTAG
- a CDS encoding ABC transporter substrate-binding protein, whose protein sequence is MKKSWYGSAFLLLSISLVLVLSGCSSKGDAAASSGADSGKPKTLKIKIADINTNPTFRVALDKGIFAKHGIDAEIINFGTPAEGVNALFIKQVDVAFGADFPVLNAVAKGEYSIIASAGQATDQAAAVWKLYVKDEIKSAADLKGKNLSFMRGTFLPYLWDEYLKEQGIALSDVTLTGQGAFDEAFIALKQGDVDAAWFSGSALTGKLAALEGVHELTDMSQTPVRLGMGLVAGNAFVQANPDGIGQFLAAVDEASAYAQEHPGEVADLMFKEVKQPKEATLKDLPVNPWKVGFTQAAYDSLAGQKKYMVDTGIIEQDFDLDSKLDLEPLRKALPDKVTYTK, encoded by the coding sequence TTGAAAAAGTCATGGTACGGCTCTGCTTTTCTGCTCTTATCCATATCTCTGGTTCTGGTTCTTTCAGGCTGCAGCTCCAAGGGGGACGCGGCGGCTTCCTCTGGGGCGGACAGCGGCAAGCCAAAGACGCTAAAGATAAAAATTGCCGACATCAATACCAACCCGACCTTCCGGGTCGCGCTGGACAAAGGCATCTTCGCCAAACACGGCATCGATGCGGAAATCATCAACTTCGGTACTCCAGCGGAAGGTGTGAATGCGCTTTTCATCAAGCAGGTGGATGTCGCCTTCGGCGCTGACTTTCCCGTGCTGAACGCCGTCGCCAAAGGTGAGTACTCCATTATTGCTTCGGCCGGCCAGGCTACGGATCAGGCAGCGGCGGTATGGAAACTGTACGTCAAAGATGAGATCAAGTCAGCCGCTGATCTAAAGGGCAAGAACCTAAGCTTCATGCGCGGCACTTTTCTGCCCTATCTGTGGGATGAATACCTGAAGGAGCAGGGCATTGCACTGAGTGATGTGACGCTGACAGGTCAGGGGGCGTTCGACGAAGCGTTCATCGCACTCAAGCAGGGCGATGTGGATGCTGCCTGGTTCAGCGGATCGGCGCTGACCGGCAAGCTGGCCGCGCTTGAAGGTGTGCATGAGCTGACCGACATGTCCCAAACCCCGGTGCGGCTGGGCATGGGGCTTGTGGCCGGGAATGCCTTTGTGCAGGCCAACCCTGACGGAATCGGGCAATTTCTGGCGGCGGTGGACGAAGCGTCGGCATATGCCCAGGAGCATCCCGGGGAAGTGGCCGACCTGATGTTCAAGGAAGTGAAGCAGCCCAAGGAAGCCACGCTGAAGGACCTGCCGGTCAACCCCTGGAAGGTCGGATTTACGCAGGCCGCATATGACAGCCTTGCCGGGCAGAAGAAGTATATGGTCGATACAGGCATTATTGAACAGGATTTTGACCTGGACAGCAAGCTGGATCTGGAGCCGCTCAGGAAGGCGCTGCCGGATAAAGTGACGTACACGAAATAA
- a CDS encoding ABC transporter ATP-binding protein, producing MSLPARQNAIHIEQLRKSYSESAAGDVHYIIKDVNLVIKGGEFFVLLGPSGCGKSTLLNMIAGFVSKSGGNLRVDNVEVDKPGRDRAVVFQQADSSLFPWLTVRENVEFGLRMKKTPKAERRAISDRYIGLVGLDGHEDKFPKELSGGMKQRVQLARVLANDPAILLMDEPFGALDAMTRRTMQKELVHIWRETHKTVIFVTHDIQEALLLGERIGIMSVGPSSNITNIYDNVLPFPRDVASPELYALYNQIQSHFEE from the coding sequence ATGTCTTTACCTGCCAGGCAGAATGCCATTCATATCGAGCAGCTCCGCAAAAGCTACAGCGAATCTGCGGCCGGGGATGTTCATTACATTATCAAGGATGTAAATCTGGTGATCAAAGGCGGTGAGTTCTTCGTGCTGCTCGGTCCGAGCGGCTGCGGAAAATCGACGCTGCTGAACATGATTGCCGGTTTTGTCTCCAAATCCGGCGGCAACCTGAGGGTGGACAACGTGGAGGTGGATAAGCCCGGCCGGGACCGGGCGGTTGTTTTTCAGCAGGCGGACTCTTCCCTGTTCCCCTGGCTTACCGTGCGTGAGAATGTGGAATTCGGACTGCGGATGAAGAAGACACCCAAAGCGGAGCGCCGGGCCATCTCGGACCGCTATATCGGGCTGGTCGGGCTGGACGGGCATGAAGACAAGTTCCCGAAGGAACTGTCCGGCGGCATGAAGCAGCGGGTGCAGCTGGCCCGGGTACTGGCGAATGATCCGGCAATTCTGCTGATGGATGAGCCCTTTGGCGCACTGGATGCGATGACCCGGCGGACGATGCAGAAGGAGCTGGTCCATATTTGGCGCGAGACGCATAAGACCGTTATTTTCGTGACTCATGATATTCAGGAAGCGCTGCTGCTGGGCGAGCGCATTGGCATCATGTCCGTTGGCCCTTCCTCCAATATCACCAATATCTACGACAATGTGCTGCCCTTCCCACGCGATGTGGCTTCACCGGAACTTTACGCGCTGTACAACCAAATTCAGAGCCATTTTGAAGAATAG
- a CDS encoding ABC transporter permease has translation MKWVEKKWVSVSLLWLAAFCIWQLGALLYGPDVIPGPWATLKGGRELIEDGTLMQYIGISFYRVLVGWVLGSLLAVPAGLIIGKVNVIRIFAEPFLNFIRFIPPIAFITLFLVWFGIGEQSKIALIMYATFFIVILNTLTGVMSVEEDKIRSARSMGANEWQILLHVIVPATVPYIFTGVRLAMGTSYMAIIGAEMIASNEGVGYLIWNSRLFFRTDWIFVGLFCLGFMGFATDRLFGWFGRKALYRYGVVSVAARRR, from the coding sequence ATGAAATGGGTGGAGAAAAAATGGGTGTCCGTCTCCCTGCTGTGGCTTGCCGCATTCTGCATCTGGCAGCTTGGCGCCCTATTATATGGCCCTGATGTCATTCCCGGGCCGTGGGCCACGCTGAAAGGCGGGCGGGAACTGATTGAAGACGGCACTTTGATGCAGTATATCGGCATCAGCTTTTACCGCGTGCTTGTCGGCTGGGTGCTGGGCAGCCTGCTGGCTGTTCCGGCGGGGCTGATTATCGGAAAAGTGAACGTTATCCGCATTTTTGCCGAGCCTTTTCTGAATTTCATCCGCTTCATTCCGCCGATTGCCTTCATTACACTGTTCCTGGTCTGGTTCGGCATCGGGGAGCAGTCGAAGATTGCATTGATCATGTATGCGACCTTCTTCATTGTCATATTGAACACTTTAACCGGTGTAATGTCGGTGGAGGAGGATAAGATCCGTTCGGCCCGAAGCATGGGGGCAAATGAGTGGCAGATTCTGCTGCATGTGATTGTCCCGGCTACGGTTCCTTATATCTTTACAGGTGTGCGGCTGGCGATGGGAACCTCCTATATGGCCATCATCGGCGCGGAAATGATTGCTTCGAACGAAGGTGTAGGTTATCTGATCTGGAATTCACGGCTGTTCTTCCGTACAGACTGGATTTTTGTCGGGCTGTTCTGCCTGGGGTTCATGGGTTTTGCGACAGACCGGCTGTTCGGCTGGTTTGGCCGGAAGGCACTTTATCGCTACGGCGTGGTGAGTGTGGCGGCGCGGAGAAGATAA
- a CDS encoding MarR family winged helix-turn-helix transcriptional regulator: protein MPDEFDYTELIGFQIIKGEVLIKRRMLAIFMEKGYDLTFEQWTVLNVLYAEPGVIQSEIAAKTFKDKTNVTRILDVLAKKGYVAREAHGKDRRSFQIYLTAAGQEIFADLIPHVQQLNEQFKRDIPDEELAQFIHTLEKICRNAQ, encoded by the coding sequence ATGCCTGATGAATTTGATTATACAGAGCTGATCGGGTTCCAGATTATCAAGGGGGAGGTGCTGATCAAGCGCAGGATGCTGGCCATTTTTATGGAGAAGGGCTACGATCTGACCTTCGAGCAATGGACCGTGCTGAATGTGCTGTATGCGGAGCCTGGAGTCATTCAGAGCGAGATTGCCGCCAAAACCTTCAAGGACAAGACAAATGTTACGCGTATTTTGGATGTGCTCGCGAAGAAGGGATATGTGGCCCGCGAAGCGCATGGCAAGGACCGCCGGAGTTTTCAGATTTATCTGACGGCAGCGGGACAAGAAATATTCGCTGATCTTATCCCCCATGTGCAGCAGTTAAATGAACAATTTAAGCGGGACATCCCGGATGAAGAGTTAGCCCAATTCATTCATACCTTGGAGAAAATCTGCCGGAACGCGCAATAA
- a CDS encoding alpha/beta hydrolase family protein: MTELTVKERFAFRFIFNEKRVYQRWYGRFLLFGTDYGRLRRVVARVSDWHKWCEVWTAEGDEVYRKAEKALAEGSEGKARALFHEAVACYHAGQHIFFIDSRQKEAAQEKARNSYVQAISLYNDTEKPVRVDIPYRGVSIPGYLRKADTKGRPLIIFVNGMDNIKEAEGHHFGSVFNRQGFNFFTFDGPGQGEMWSSLKFDARDYHKAVSAVIDWFEQQPPCGIDLGRIGLVGFSLGGYLAPEAAARDPRVKCTVGNSGLVYIGGIRGLKELNPIWQRGVTYITGCETLEAALPQFNYDIGDAPALRSPLLFYHAGRDEVMPAPKTHADKMVNWAKGEKTLKYMEDAEHCTMNYLDEVFPEMLDWFMRELRMQPGQLSSI; encoded by the coding sequence ATGACGGAACTGACGGTGAAGGAAAGATTCGCATTCCGGTTTATTTTTAATGAAAAGAGAGTGTATCAGCGCTGGTATGGCCGGTTTCTATTGTTTGGGACAGATTATGGAAGACTCAGAAGAGTAGTGGCGAGGGTCAGTGATTGGCACAAGTGGTGTGAGGTCTGGACAGCGGAGGGTGATGAAGTGTACCGCAAAGCGGAAAAGGCGCTCGCGGAAGGCAGCGAGGGTAAAGCCAGAGCCTTGTTCCATGAAGCGGTGGCCTGCTACCATGCGGGTCAGCATATTTTTTTTATTGACAGCCGGCAGAAAGAAGCTGCACAGGAAAAGGCAAGGAACAGCTATGTCCAGGCAATCTCTTTGTATAACGATACGGAGAAGCCTGTCCGGGTGGATATTCCGTATCGCGGAGTCTCCATCCCGGGCTATTTGCGAAAAGCAGATACGAAAGGCAGACCCCTGATTATTTTTGTGAATGGCATGGATAATATTAAGGAAGCGGAAGGGCATCATTTCGGCTCGGTGTTTAACCGGCAGGGCTTTAACTTTTTTACGTTTGACGGACCGGGCCAGGGGGAGATGTGGAGTTCGCTGAAATTCGATGCCCGGGATTACCATAAGGCGGTATCGGCCGTCATCGACTGGTTTGAACAGCAGCCGCCGTGCGGGATCGACCTCGGAAGAATCGGACTCGTCGGCTTCAGCCTGGGCGGATATTTGGCACCTGAGGCTGCAGCCCGCGATCCCCGGGTGAAATGTACGGTGGGCAACAGCGGTTTGGTTTATATCGGCGGCATCCGGGGGTTGAAGGAGCTTAACCCGATCTGGCAGCGGGGAGTTACCTATATAACAGGTTGTGAAACGCTGGAAGCGGCGCTCCCGCAGTTCAATTATGATATTGGAGACGCTCCGGCCCTGCGCTCGCCGCTGCTCTTTTACCATGCGGGCCGTGATGAGGTGATGCCTGCGCCCAAGACCCATGCAGATAAAATGGTGAACTGGGCCAAAGGGGAAAAGACGCTGAAATATATGGAGGATGCCGAGCACTGTACGATGAATTATCTGGATGAGGTTTTTCCGGAAATGCTGGACTGGTTCATGAGAGAACTGCGCATGCAGCCCGGACAGCTAAGCTCAATATAA
- a CDS encoding ABC transporter substrate-binding protein — MKKRFTQFLSMGLLLSLLVLLLAACTNSEAKADEGNSNAPAKELSLSEIEAEATKEGAVVSVGMPDSWANWKDTWNDITAKYEITHTDTDMSSAEEIAKFEAEKDKPTADIGDVGIAFGPVAVDKGVTQPYKTSYWDEIPDWAKDKDGNWIVGYQGSIAFLTNTKLVANPPKSWEDLKNGSYKIIVGDVTKAAQAQMAVLAAAIAFGGDESNIEPGIAFFEELAKKGRLSNAEASLANIEKGEVEVTLLWDFNALNYKDQIDKSGFDVAIPKEGSVVSGYATVINKWAPHPNAAKLTREYILSDEGQINLAKGYARPIRDSVKLPEDVAAKLLPKEEYVNAKPVGDYKVWEETAKSLPQLWQERVLVHLN, encoded by the coding sequence ATGAAAAAGAGATTCACGCAATTCTTGTCCATGGGTCTGCTGTTGTCCTTGCTCGTCCTGTTGCTTGCCGCTTGTACCAACTCGGAAGCCAAAGCTGATGAAGGGAATAGCAATGCCCCAGCCAAGGAGCTGAGCTTAAGCGAAATTGAAGCGGAAGCTACCAAAGAAGGCGCTGTGGTCAGTGTAGGCATGCCGGATTCCTGGGCCAACTGGAAGGATACCTGGAATGATATTACGGCTAAATACGAAATTACACATACCGATACCGATATGTCGAGTGCGGAGGAGATTGCCAAATTCGAAGCGGAAAAAGATAAGCCGACGGCGGATATCGGCGATGTGGGCATCGCCTTTGGTCCGGTTGCGGTGGATAAGGGGGTAACCCAGCCCTATAAAACCTCCTACTGGGACGAGATCCCGGATTGGGCCAAGGATAAGGACGGCAACTGGATTGTAGGCTATCAGGGCAGCATCGCTTTCCTGACCAATACGAAGCTTGTGGCTAACCCGCCAAAAAGCTGGGAGGATCTGAAGAACGGCAGCTATAAAATCATCGTAGGCGATGTTACCAAGGCGGCGCAGGCGCAGATGGCTGTGCTGGCTGCAGCGATTGCTTTTGGCGGAGATGAGTCGAATATTGAGCCGGGAATTGCGTTTTTTGAGGAGCTCGCGAAGAAGGGCCGTCTCTCCAATGCCGAGGCTTCTCTCGCGAACATTGAGAAGGGCGAAGTGGAAGTAACGCTGCTGTGGGATTTCAACGCGCTGAACTATAAGGATCAGATCGACAAGAGCGGATTTGACGTGGCGATTCCGAAGGAAGGCAGCGTGGTGAGCGGCTATGCGACGGTCATTAACAAATGGGCTCCACACCCGAATGCCGCCAAGCTGACGCGTGAGTACATTCTCAGCGACGAAGGCCAGATTAATCTGGCCAAAGGCTACGCCCGTCCGATCCGTGACAGTGTGAAGCTGCCGGAGGATGTAGCCGCTAAGCTGCTTCCGAAAGAGGAATATGTCAACGCCAAGCCGGTTGGCGACTATAAAGTATGGGAAGAAACCGCGAAGAGCCTTCCGCAGCTGTGGCAGGAGCGCGTGCTTGTGCATTTGAACTAA